A genome region from Mugil cephalus isolate CIBA_MC_2020 chromosome 13, CIBA_Mcephalus_1.1, whole genome shotgun sequence includes the following:
- the LOC125019171 gene encoding vinculin isoform X2: MPTKVKEMEFPSDALMTSWQKSNTEKADAAAANVDIATVAKHGPRAMEKDDGGAYSLYKEASSLTYTSLFLKQESHSWDPKDNRIVQVTRKMADTICYMTQYLKKKGPIPNKEAFVTAAKDVISNCQSVTQFIRVIANHSLDKQCAVELSLIVEQILTITNQLNIISSVNAVTPGCKSSDEILVKNAQNLLQTVLRGVHAAETACITGLKQPEPNSDGAEATALCFQWKRNLEIHRAQQTSNPKTDELGLRKTSSHPLAPSLAPKVNVHDSYK, encoded by the exons ATGCCAACTAAAGTCAAAGAAATGGAATTTCCCTCTGACGCACTAATGACATCCTGGCAGAAAAGCAATACAGAAAaagcagatgcagcagcagctaatGTAGACATAGCAACTGTGGCTAAACATGGACCTAGAGCTATGGAGAAAGAT GATGGTGGAGCATACAGTTTATACAAAGAAGCCTCCTCACTGACCTACACCTCCCTTTTTCTAAAACAAGAAAGCCACAGCTGGGATCCCAAGGACAACAGAATCGTCCAGGTGACCAGGAAGATGGCTGACACAATATGTTACATGACTCAGTACTTGAAGAAGAAAGGCCCAATACCG aataaagaggCGTTTGTTACTGCAGCCAAAGATGTCATCTCAAACTGCCAGTCAGTAACTCAATTCATCAGAGTTATTGCCAACCACAGCCTGGATAAACAGTGTGCGGTCGAGCTGTCCCTCATTGTTGAGCAGATTTTGACCATCACCAATCAGCTCAACATCATCTCCAG CGTCAATGCTGTAACACCTGGGTGCAAATCGTCTGATGAGATCCTGGTGAAGAATGCACAAAATCTTCTCCAGACAGTCCTGCGTGGGGTCCATGCTGCGGAAACAGCCTGCATTACG GGTCTGAAGCAGCCTGAGCCGAACTCAGATGGTGCGGAGGCTACAGCGTTGTGTTTCCAGTGGAAAAGAAACCTAGAGATCCATCGAGCCCAGCAGACCTCTAACCCAAAAACAGATGAGCTGGGTTTGAGGAAGACGTCGTCTCATCCTTTAGCGCCCAGTCTAGCCCCTAAGGTTAACGTCCACGACAGCTACAAGTGA
- the LOC125019171 gene encoding uncharacterized protein LOC125019171 isoform X1 — translation MPTKVKEMEFPSDALMTSWQKSNTEKADAAAANVDIATVAKHGPRAMEKDDGGAYSLYKEASSLTYTSLFLKQESHSWDPKDNRIVQVTRKMADTICYMTQYLKKKGPIPVMTTRGDLTAFTLLFAYIIIRNLFFFFFQNKEAFVTAAKDVISNCQSVTQFIRVIANHSLDKQCAVELSLIVEQILTITNQLNIISSVNAVTPGCKSSDEILVKNAQNLLQTVLRGVHAAETACITGLKQPEPNSDGAEATALCFQWKRNLEIHRAQQTSNPKTDELGLRKTSSHPLAPSLAPKVNVHDSYK, via the exons ATGCCAACTAAAGTCAAAGAAATGGAATTTCCCTCTGACGCACTAATGACATCCTGGCAGAAAAGCAATACAGAAAaagcagatgcagcagcagctaatGTAGACATAGCAACTGTGGCTAAACATGGACCTAGAGCTATGGAGAAAGAT GATGGTGGAGCATACAGTTTATACAAAGAAGCCTCCTCACTGACCTACACCTCCCTTTTTCTAAAACAAGAAAGCCACAGCTGGGATCCCAAGGACAACAGAATCGTCCAGGTGACCAGGAAGATGGCTGACACAATATGTTACATGACTCAGTACTTGAAGAAGAAAGGCCCAATACCGGTAATGACCACCAGAGGTGACCTTACTGCCTTCACCTTATTGTTTGCATACATAATTATCcgcaatctttttttttttttttttcagaataaagaggCGTTTGTTACTGCAGCCAAAGATGTCATCTCAAACTGCCAGTCAGTAACTCAATTCATCAGAGTTATTGCCAACCACAGCCTGGATAAACAGTGTGCGGTCGAGCTGTCCCTCATTGTTGAGCAGATTTTGACCATCACCAATCAGCTCAACATCATCTCCAG CGTCAATGCTGTAACACCTGGGTGCAAATCGTCTGATGAGATCCTGGTGAAGAATGCACAAAATCTTCTCCAGACAGTCCTGCGTGGGGTCCATGCTGCGGAAACAGCCTGCATTACG GGTCTGAAGCAGCCTGAGCCGAACTCAGATGGTGCGGAGGCTACAGCGTTGTGTTTCCAGTGGAAAAGAAACCTAGAGATCCATCGAGCCCAGCAGACCTCTAACCCAAAAACAGATGAGCTGGGTTTGAGGAAGACGTCGTCTCATCCTTTAGCGCCCAGTCTAGCCCCTAAGGTTAACGTCCACGACAGCTACAAGTGA
- the LOC125019169 gene encoding zinc finger CCCH domain-containing protein 6 isoform X2 produces MASVSLVSSPPAPVLDKNMTDSELAGDEREDGELEDGEIDDEGIGIEEENKEATEVNEDKEREKEREKEKEKGKEKEEKAHRHSRKRYKKNREKRRSKRRRRDRQKHHSPSSSSSSDSYDSDYDRQERPKNRKGQGSSREADGQSSLHPKGGHGNSQKSPPHKSGDFDKYSDYSDDKYDYDEEEDDYEDDMSEYQQSKDSASQGKGRHPKDQMHRGSMRGMKQQQFGQRGRGRGSGPGRGRGMLNKNKKLKGKPWGGRGRGRGGDQCMEDMALEGKHSSGFQKKRPIMSKEFINQHTVEHNGRYICKYFLEGRCIKGEQCKFEHELVVPDKKKELCKFYLQGYCSKGDNCIYMHNEYPCKFFHTGAKCYQGDNCKFSHEALTDVTKELLDKIINTEEENAREDELELEDLRKQGIAPLPKPPPGVGLLPTPGQSSPTDGASGQAGKKIPSLFEIKVQPTVDLAQKIALSGSNFTQNQGDGTGQFSGGSEDAQSGGIAPSGPSAPPIPPPGSPSPMGHPTGPPMPQSPPGHPPPLGFPMPPFPPGQPPPFHGNRPNFNPQMNMQRPPFPPIPDVQMLQNLFPLPPLGQNPVEVLTNFLQNQSIGQQGDPSLALLQNLQQQIGADSQIQSLPPAIQKAILLHLTQQQQQPQGSEPQTTDIQDDNASRDETTNWYSSDEEDGSCVSSILKTLKKQNEMQQTQSKTLQAATAAPPLGDPRLVKERAQPSDPRVKMDPRQRPPDVKKESDGGADPRFSRDPRKIRPMEPSSYRQQSHPVPQKNPTGEEDEEGERELRDRAVLIPLDPSPGVVLRDPRCQLKQFSHIRVDILLQRPAFAQTVVWAPEDLIPSLVPKQEHSINLPLPPLIADAQMNRTSLPDHPPVSSPPPSDPRLAAARLKERLSRQPTGSLESRSSTERPVDPRQQKSLDPRLKRTGSLDSKPLGPKEPSSGGGLVDPRLQKASASSSPHTARAKPEPERLPPYAPRLASSGGGLESPTTILGGISLYDPRTQTEQAQKEPAEPPKKAGILKQPAKKDNTPAQSLSPTQRSGSFEDVKSADADSDETPLPSSPTKPPASPVKPPAVHNLPIQALAGLIRPQYTDPRQAKVGAQGTTGVQEEAEEKKEPLEEKKKKEEEGEEAVEEEPKQDDPEEDADDRTLKDVFKTFDPTASPFCQ; encoded by the exons agAGGATGGCGAACTGGAAGATGGAGAAATCGATGACGAAGGCATCGGGATCGAAGAGGAGAACAAAGAGGCCACAGAGGTGAACGAggacaaagagagggagaaggaaagggagaaagaaaaagagaaaggcaaagagaaggaagaaaaggccCACAGACACTCGAggaaaagatacaaaaaaaacagagagaagaggaggtcCAAGAGAAGGAGGCGTGACAGACAGAAA CACCACTCCCCCTCGAGCAGCTCCAGTTCAGACAGTTATGACTCTGACTACGACCGACAAGAAAGGCCCAAAAACAGGAAGGGTCAGGGCTCTAGTCGCGAGGCTGACGGCCAGTCCTCTCTA CACCCAAAAGGAGGCCACGGCAACTCACAGAAGTCCCCGCCACACAAGAGCGGCGACTTCGACAAGTACAGCGACTACAGCGACGACAAGTACGACTAcgacgaagaggaggacgaCTACGAGGATGACATGTCCGAGTATCAGCAGTCCAAAGATTCAGCAAGTCAGGGGAAGGGGCGCCACCCCAAAGACCAGATGCACAGGGGGAGCATGAGGGGGATGAAGCAACAACAAT TCGGGCAGAGGGGAAGAGGCCGAGGGAGTGGACCAGGAAGAGGACGTGGGATGCTCAACAAGAATAAGAAGCTGAAGGGGAAGCCCTGGGGAGGACGCGGCCGAGGTCGAGGAGGAGACCAGTGCATGGAAGACATGGCACTC gaaggaaaacattcttCTGGCTTTCAGAAGAAACGGCCAATAATGAGCAAGGAGTTCATCAATCAGCATACAGTCGAACACAACGGTAGATACATCTGCAAGTATTTCCTGGAGGGTAGATGCATCAAG GGGGAACAGTGCAAGTTTGAACATGAGCTCGTTGTGCCAGATAAGAAAAAAGAACTCTGTAAATTCTACCTCCAAGGATACTGCAGTAAAGGAGATAattgcatttacatgcaca ATGAATACCCATGCAAGTTCTTTCATACTGGAGCCAAATGTTACCAAGGGGACAATTGCAAATTCTCCCACGAGGCTTTGACTGATGTGACCAAAGAGTTGCTCGATAAG ATTATCAACACTGAAGAGGAGAATGCCCGAGAGGATGAGTTGGAGCTGGAGGATCTGAGGAAGCAGGGTATTGCCCCACTTCCAAAGCCTCCCCCTGGGGTGGGGTTGCTGCCCACTCCTGGTCAGAGCAGTCCTACAGATGGAGCCTCTGGTCAAGCAGGGAAGAAGATCCCCTCCCTGTTTGAAATCAAGGTTCAACCGACTGTAGACTTGGCACAAAAAATTGCTCTGAG TGGATCCAACTTTACTCAGAATCAAGGTGACGGCACGGGGCAGTTTAGCGGCGGCTCAGAGGACGCGCAGAGTGGAGGAATTGCGCCTTCAGGCCCATCTGCTCCTCCTATTCCTCCCCCTGGATCACCGTCTCCCATGGGTCACCCAACGGGTCCGCCTATGCCGCAGAGCCCCCCAGGACACCCACCACCCCTGGGGTTTCCGATGCCACCGTTCCCTCCGGGTCAACCTCCGCCCTTCCACGGAAACCGACCTAATTTCAACCCCCAGATGAACATGCAGAGGCCTCCATTTCCTCCGATACCGGATGTGCAGATGCTGCAAAATCTATTCCCTCTTCCACCGTTGGGGCAGAATCCAGTAGAGGTCTTAACCAACTTCCTCCAAAACCAGAGTATTGGACAACAAGGAG ACCCCAGTCTGGCCCTGCTACAGAACCTCCAGCAGCAAATAGGTGCAGACTCTCAGATCCAGTCTTTACCACCAGCAATACAGAAAGCCATCCTTTTACACctaacacagcaacaacaacaaccacaaggGAGTGAGCCACAGACTACAGATATCCAGGATGATAATGCAAGCAGAG ATGAAACAACAAATTGGTACTCAAGCGACGAGGAGGATGGGAGTTGCGTTTCGTCCATCCTTAAAACTCTAAAGAAGCAGAATGAGATGCAGCAGACTCAGTCCAAAACCCTCCAGGCTGCCACGGCGGCTCCACCTCTGGGTGACCCCCGGCTGGTGAAGGAACGGGCCCAACCCAGCGACCCACGCGTGAAGATGGACCCCAGACAGCGACCCCCAGATGTTAAAAAGGAGTCCGATGGAGGTGCGGATCCACGGTTCTCAAGGGACCCCAGGAAGATCAGACCGATGGAGCCAAGTTCTTATCGCCAGCAGAGCCACCCGGTTCCTCAGAAGAATCCTACgggagaggaggacgaagaaGGCGAGAGGGAACTCAGAGACAGAGCTGTTCTCATCCCTCTAGACCCCAGCCCTGGGGTGGTGCTGAGGGACCCTCGTTGCCAGCTGAAGCAGTTTAGTCACATCCGTGTGGATATTCTGCTCCAGCGACCCGCCTTCGCTCAGACAGTGGTGTGGGCCCCTGAGGACCTCATCCCTTCCCTAGTGCCCAAACAGGAGCACTCCATCAATCTCCCCCTTCCACCCTTAATTGCTGACGCTCAGATGAATCGAACAAGTCTGCCCGACCATCCTCCAGTATCCAGCCCGCCACCATCCGACCCCAGACTGGCAGCTGCCCGTTTGAAGGAGCGTCTGAGTCGACAGCCCACTGGATCTTTGGAATCTCGATCCTCCACAGAGAGACCTGTAGATCCACGCCAGCAAAAGTCTCTGGACCCCAGACTGAAGCGAACGGGAAGTCTGGACTCCAAGCCGCTGGGACCGAAAGAGCCGTCTTCTGGGGGAGGGCTCGTGGACCCCAGGTTACAGAAGGCCAGCGCCAGCTCCTCTCCTCACACTGCCCGAGCCAAACCGGAGCCGGAGAGGCTGCCGCCGTACGCCCCTCGACTGGCGTCATCTGGCGGAGGGCTGGAGAGTCCCACTACAATCCTCGGGGGCATCAGCCTTTACGATCCCCGCACTCAAACCGAGCAGGCCCAGAAGGAGCCGGCGGAGCCCCCTAAAAAGGCTGGGATTCTGAAACAGCCTGCTAAGAAAGACAACACGCCGGCACAATCACTCTCCCCAACCCAGCGAAGCGGCTCTTTCGAGGATGTTAAAAGCGCCGACGCCGACTCGGATGAGACTCCACTTCCCTCTTCTCCCACAAAGCCTCCAGCCTCACCTGTCAAACCTCCTGCAGTTCATAATCTCCCCATCCAGGCCCTGGCCGGGCTCATCCGACCCCAGTACACTGACCCCAGGCAGGCTAAAGTAGGAGCACAGGGCACTACAGGAGTGcaggaagaggcagaggaaaagaaggagcctttggaggagaagaagaagaaggaggaggagggagaggaggctgtGGAGGAAGAACCAAAACAGGATGATCCAGAGGAGGATGCAGACGATAGGACACTCAAAGATGTGTTCAAGACTTTTGATCCCACTGCTTCCCCTTTCTGTCAGTAA
- the LOC125019169 gene encoding zinc finger CCCH domain-containing protein 6 isoform X1 produces the protein MASVSLVSSPPAPVLDKNMTDSELAGDEREDGELEDGEIDDEGIGIEEENKEATEVNEDKEREKEREKEKEKGKEKEEKAHRHSRKRYKKNREKRRSKRRRRDRQKHHSPSSSSSSDSYDSDYDRQERPKNRKGQGSSREADGQSSLHPKGGHGNSQKSPPHKSGDFDKYSDYSDDKYDYDEEEDDYEDDMSEYQQSKDSASQGKGRHPKDQMHRGSMRGMKQQQFGQRGRGRGSGPGRGRGMLNKNKKLKGKPWGGRGRGRGGDQCMEDMALEGKHSSGFQKKRPIMSKEFINQHTVEHNGRYICKYFLEGRCIKGEQCKFEHELVVPDKKKELCKFYLQGYCSKGDNCIYMHNEYPCKFFHTGAKCYQGDNCKFSHEALTDVTKELLDKIINTEEENAREDELELEDLRKQGIAPLPKPPPGVGLLPTPGQSSPTDGASGQAGKKIPSLFEIKVQPTVDLAQKIALSGSNFTQNQGDGTGQFSGGSEDAQSGGIAPSGPSAPPIPPPGSPSPMGHPTGPPMPQSPPGHPPPLGFPMPPFPPGQPPPFHGNRPNFNPQMNMQRPPFPPIPDVQMLQNLFPLPPLGQNPVEVLTNFLQNQSIGQQGVDPSLALLQNLQQQIGADSQIQSLPPAIQKAILLHLTQQQQQPQGSEPQTTDIQDDNASRDETTNWYSSDEEDGSCVSSILKTLKKQNEMQQTQSKTLQAATAAPPLGDPRLVKERAQPSDPRVKMDPRQRPPDVKKESDGGADPRFSRDPRKIRPMEPSSYRQQSHPVPQKNPTGEEDEEGERELRDRAVLIPLDPSPGVVLRDPRCQLKQFSHIRVDILLQRPAFAQTVVWAPEDLIPSLVPKQEHSINLPLPPLIADAQMNRTSLPDHPPVSSPPPSDPRLAAARLKERLSRQPTGSLESRSSTERPVDPRQQKSLDPRLKRTGSLDSKPLGPKEPSSGGGLVDPRLQKASASSSPHTARAKPEPERLPPYAPRLASSGGGLESPTTILGGISLYDPRTQTEQAQKEPAEPPKKAGILKQPAKKDNTPAQSLSPTQRSGSFEDVKSADADSDETPLPSSPTKPPASPVKPPAVHNLPIQALAGLIRPQYTDPRQAKVGAQGTTGVQEEAEEKKEPLEEKKKKEEEGEEAVEEEPKQDDPEEDADDRTLKDVFKTFDPTASPFCQ, from the exons agAGGATGGCGAACTGGAAGATGGAGAAATCGATGACGAAGGCATCGGGATCGAAGAGGAGAACAAAGAGGCCACAGAGGTGAACGAggacaaagagagggagaaggaaagggagaaagaaaaagagaaaggcaaagagaaggaagaaaaggccCACAGACACTCGAggaaaagatacaaaaaaaacagagagaagaggaggtcCAAGAGAAGGAGGCGTGACAGACAGAAA CACCACTCCCCCTCGAGCAGCTCCAGTTCAGACAGTTATGACTCTGACTACGACCGACAAGAAAGGCCCAAAAACAGGAAGGGTCAGGGCTCTAGTCGCGAGGCTGACGGCCAGTCCTCTCTA CACCCAAAAGGAGGCCACGGCAACTCACAGAAGTCCCCGCCACACAAGAGCGGCGACTTCGACAAGTACAGCGACTACAGCGACGACAAGTACGACTAcgacgaagaggaggacgaCTACGAGGATGACATGTCCGAGTATCAGCAGTCCAAAGATTCAGCAAGTCAGGGGAAGGGGCGCCACCCCAAAGACCAGATGCACAGGGGGAGCATGAGGGGGATGAAGCAACAACAAT TCGGGCAGAGGGGAAGAGGCCGAGGGAGTGGACCAGGAAGAGGACGTGGGATGCTCAACAAGAATAAGAAGCTGAAGGGGAAGCCCTGGGGAGGACGCGGCCGAGGTCGAGGAGGAGACCAGTGCATGGAAGACATGGCACTC gaaggaaaacattcttCTGGCTTTCAGAAGAAACGGCCAATAATGAGCAAGGAGTTCATCAATCAGCATACAGTCGAACACAACGGTAGATACATCTGCAAGTATTTCCTGGAGGGTAGATGCATCAAG GGGGAACAGTGCAAGTTTGAACATGAGCTCGTTGTGCCAGATAAGAAAAAAGAACTCTGTAAATTCTACCTCCAAGGATACTGCAGTAAAGGAGATAattgcatttacatgcaca ATGAATACCCATGCAAGTTCTTTCATACTGGAGCCAAATGTTACCAAGGGGACAATTGCAAATTCTCCCACGAGGCTTTGACTGATGTGACCAAAGAGTTGCTCGATAAG ATTATCAACACTGAAGAGGAGAATGCCCGAGAGGATGAGTTGGAGCTGGAGGATCTGAGGAAGCAGGGTATTGCCCCACTTCCAAAGCCTCCCCCTGGGGTGGGGTTGCTGCCCACTCCTGGTCAGAGCAGTCCTACAGATGGAGCCTCTGGTCAAGCAGGGAAGAAGATCCCCTCCCTGTTTGAAATCAAGGTTCAACCGACTGTAGACTTGGCACAAAAAATTGCTCTGAG TGGATCCAACTTTACTCAGAATCAAGGTGACGGCACGGGGCAGTTTAGCGGCGGCTCAGAGGACGCGCAGAGTGGAGGAATTGCGCCTTCAGGCCCATCTGCTCCTCCTATTCCTCCCCCTGGATCACCGTCTCCCATGGGTCACCCAACGGGTCCGCCTATGCCGCAGAGCCCCCCAGGACACCCACCACCCCTGGGGTTTCCGATGCCACCGTTCCCTCCGGGTCAACCTCCGCCCTTCCACGGAAACCGACCTAATTTCAACCCCCAGATGAACATGCAGAGGCCTCCATTTCCTCCGATACCGGATGTGCAGATGCTGCAAAATCTATTCCCTCTTCCACCGTTGGGGCAGAATCCAGTAGAGGTCTTAACCAACTTCCTCCAAAACCAGAGTATTGGACAACAAGGAG TAGACCCCAGTCTGGCCCTGCTACAGAACCTCCAGCAGCAAATAGGTGCAGACTCTCAGATCCAGTCTTTACCACCAGCAATACAGAAAGCCATCCTTTTACACctaacacagcaacaacaacaaccacaaggGAGTGAGCCACAGACTACAGATATCCAGGATGATAATGCAAGCAGAG ATGAAACAACAAATTGGTACTCAAGCGACGAGGAGGATGGGAGTTGCGTTTCGTCCATCCTTAAAACTCTAAAGAAGCAGAATGAGATGCAGCAGACTCAGTCCAAAACCCTCCAGGCTGCCACGGCGGCTCCACCTCTGGGTGACCCCCGGCTGGTGAAGGAACGGGCCCAACCCAGCGACCCACGCGTGAAGATGGACCCCAGACAGCGACCCCCAGATGTTAAAAAGGAGTCCGATGGAGGTGCGGATCCACGGTTCTCAAGGGACCCCAGGAAGATCAGACCGATGGAGCCAAGTTCTTATCGCCAGCAGAGCCACCCGGTTCCTCAGAAGAATCCTACgggagaggaggacgaagaaGGCGAGAGGGAACTCAGAGACAGAGCTGTTCTCATCCCTCTAGACCCCAGCCCTGGGGTGGTGCTGAGGGACCCTCGTTGCCAGCTGAAGCAGTTTAGTCACATCCGTGTGGATATTCTGCTCCAGCGACCCGCCTTCGCTCAGACAGTGGTGTGGGCCCCTGAGGACCTCATCCCTTCCCTAGTGCCCAAACAGGAGCACTCCATCAATCTCCCCCTTCCACCCTTAATTGCTGACGCTCAGATGAATCGAACAAGTCTGCCCGACCATCCTCCAGTATCCAGCCCGCCACCATCCGACCCCAGACTGGCAGCTGCCCGTTTGAAGGAGCGTCTGAGTCGACAGCCCACTGGATCTTTGGAATCTCGATCCTCCACAGAGAGACCTGTAGATCCACGCCAGCAAAAGTCTCTGGACCCCAGACTGAAGCGAACGGGAAGTCTGGACTCCAAGCCGCTGGGACCGAAAGAGCCGTCTTCTGGGGGAGGGCTCGTGGACCCCAGGTTACAGAAGGCCAGCGCCAGCTCCTCTCCTCACACTGCCCGAGCCAAACCGGAGCCGGAGAGGCTGCCGCCGTACGCCCCTCGACTGGCGTCATCTGGCGGAGGGCTGGAGAGTCCCACTACAATCCTCGGGGGCATCAGCCTTTACGATCCCCGCACTCAAACCGAGCAGGCCCAGAAGGAGCCGGCGGAGCCCCCTAAAAAGGCTGGGATTCTGAAACAGCCTGCTAAGAAAGACAACACGCCGGCACAATCACTCTCCCCAACCCAGCGAAGCGGCTCTTTCGAGGATGTTAAAAGCGCCGACGCCGACTCGGATGAGACTCCACTTCCCTCTTCTCCCACAAAGCCTCCAGCCTCACCTGTCAAACCTCCTGCAGTTCATAATCTCCCCATCCAGGCCCTGGCCGGGCTCATCCGACCCCAGTACACTGACCCCAGGCAGGCTAAAGTAGGAGCACAGGGCACTACAGGAGTGcaggaagaggcagaggaaaagaaggagcctttggaggagaagaagaagaaggaggaggagggagaggaggctgtGGAGGAAGAACCAAAACAGGATGATCCAGAGGAGGATGCAGACGATAGGACACTCAAAGATGTGTTCAAGACTTTTGATCCCACTGCTTCCCCTTTCTGTCAGTAA